A window of Acidobacteriota bacterium contains these coding sequences:
- a CDS encoding LON peptidase substrate-binding domain-containing protein encodes MTEEPIEYPEGEFTLPIFPLPDFVFFAHTRVPLHVFEPRYRAMVSEALESTRRIGLVLLKEGWQTDYYGSPPVHAYGTAGLIESSYHYEDGRYDVMLRGLVRYRILGESHEGEYRVARVIAEPEFHGRPEKISELRSELVALSKRYLRHFPDKPEVPELETAPFDAIVNALVMALGFDSDRKQKLLGLSDLTERARVVSESMSEKLEIIDFLAPFRKPGNPTNN; translated from the coding sequence ATGACCGAAGAGCCCATCGAATATCCGGAAGGGGAATTCACCCTTCCGATTTTTCCTCTGCCCGACTTCGTATTTTTCGCGCACACCCGGGTTCCGCTTCATGTGTTCGAGCCCCGCTACCGCGCAATGGTGAGTGAAGCGCTGGAGAGCACGCGGCGAATCGGCCTGGTCCTGCTGAAGGAGGGCTGGCAGACGGATTACTACGGATCGCCTCCAGTTCATGCCTACGGTACGGCCGGACTCATCGAAAGCTCCTATCACTACGAGGATGGCCGATACGACGTGATGCTTCGGGGCCTCGTACGCTACAGAATTCTCGGCGAGAGCCACGAAGGGGAGTATCGCGTAGCGAGGGTGATCGCCGAGCCCGAGTTTCATGGGCGACCCGAGAAGATCTCGGAGCTCCGGAGCGAGCTCGTCGCGTTGTCGAAGCGCTATCTGCGACACTTCCCCGACAAGCCGGAAGTGCCTGAGCTCGAGACGGCACCTTTCGATGCGATCGTCAACGCCCTGGTGATGGCGCTCGGTTTCGACTCCGACAGGAAGCAGAAGCTCCTCGGTCTCAGCGATCTGACCGAACGGGCCCGGGTGGTGAGCGAATCGATGAGCGAAAAGCTCGAGATCATCGACTTTCTGGCGCCCTTCCGGAAGCCGGGCAATCCCACAAACAACTAG
- a CDS encoding menaquinone biosynthesis decarboxylase has product MAYENLSVFLRRLEREDELVRISKKVSAHLEISEIADRVSKAHGPALLFENVEGSKMPVAINLLGSERRMKLALGVEDWKDWTDRLDFFLEPRIPTGMIDKIKMLPALGELAKAFPKVVGSGDCQEVVLRGDEVDLGLLPVLTCWPQDGGPFITMPLVFTKDQASGRRNCGMYRMQVYDSKTTGMHWQLHKDGARHHQDAEAARIEKIPVSVAIGSDPITVFSAVCPLPPDIDEMMFAGFARDQPVRMVKCITNDLEVPANAEIVLEGWVDPAERRAEGPFGDHTGFYTPVEPYSVFHVEAMTMRRNPVYMTTIVGKPPQEDAHMGFAIERMFLPIMKKQFPEIVDMHMPAEGVFHNLMILSIRKRYPGHARKIMHGIWGLGQAMFTKVILVVDDHIDPHSLEEVAWYALNNIDPERDVEMVMGPIDVLDHASRAFGYGSHMGIDGTRKLPGEGFDRVWPDEIEMSDEVVARIRKIWPELGLGPYPERQP; this is encoded by the coding sequence ATGGCTTACGAAAATCTCTCTGTCTTTCTGCGCCGGCTCGAGCGTGAGGACGAGCTCGTTCGCATCTCGAAAAAGGTCTCCGCTCACCTGGAGATCAGCGAGATCGCCGATCGGGTCTCCAAAGCCCATGGGCCCGCACTCCTGTTCGAGAATGTCGAGGGCTCGAAGATGCCGGTCGCGATCAATCTGCTCGGATCCGAGCGCCGGATGAAGCTCGCGCTCGGGGTCGAGGACTGGAAAGATTGGACCGATCGGCTCGATTTCTTTCTCGAGCCGCGGATCCCCACCGGAATGATCGACAAGATCAAAATGCTGCCTGCCCTCGGAGAGCTCGCCAAGGCGTTCCCGAAGGTCGTCGGCTCGGGCGATTGCCAGGAGGTGGTTCTTCGCGGAGACGAGGTCGACCTCGGCCTCCTTCCGGTCCTCACCTGCTGGCCTCAGGACGGCGGGCCGTTCATCACGATGCCGCTGGTGTTCACGAAGGATCAGGCCTCCGGAAGACGCAACTGCGGAATGTACCGCATGCAGGTGTACGACTCGAAGACGACCGGCATGCACTGGCAGCTGCACAAGGATGGGGCGCGACATCACCAGGATGCCGAGGCGGCAAGAATCGAGAAGATTCCCGTGTCGGTCGCGATCGGCTCGGATCCGATCACCGTCTTTTCGGCTGTTTGCCCGCTTCCCCCCGACATCGACGAGATGATGTTTGCGGGCTTCGCCCGGGATCAGCCCGTCAGGATGGTCAAATGCATCACGAACGATCTCGAGGTCCCCGCGAACGCGGAGATCGTTCTGGAAGGATGGGTCGACCCCGCCGAGCGGCGAGCCGAGGGACCATTCGGCGATCACACCGGCTTCTACACACCGGTCGAGCCGTACTCCGTTTTTCACGTCGAAGCGATGACGATGCGCAGGAATCCGGTTTACATGACGACGATCGTCGGAAAGCCCCCGCAGGAAGACGCACACATGGGCTTCGCCATCGAGCGCATGTTCCTGCCGATCATGAAGAAGCAGTTTCCCGAGATCGTCGACATGCACATGCCGGCCGAGGGCGTCTTCCACAATCTGATGATCCTTTCGATCAGGAAAAGGTATCCCGGGCACGCGCGAAAAATCATGCACGGTATCTGGGGACTCGGTCAGGCGATGTTCACCAAGGTCATTCTCGTGGTCGACGACCATATCGATCCCCACTCGCTCGAAGAGGTGGCATGGTACGCGCTGAACAATATCGACCCGGAGCGCGACGTCGAGATGGTGATGGGCCCCATCGACGTGCTCGATCATGCGTCGCGCGCTTTTGGTTATGGAAGTCACATGGGAATCGACGGAACCAGAAAGCTGCCTGGAGAAGGTTTCGATCGGGTGTGGCCCGACGAGATCGAGATGTCCGACGAGGTGGTGGCGAGAATCAGGAAGATCTGGCCGGAGCTCGGGCTGGGCCCCTACCCGGAGCGGCAGCCGTGA
- the dnaE gene encoding DNA polymerase III subunit alpha, whose product MSFVHLHQHTQYSLLDGASRPAALAARVAELGMPACAITDHGNLFGAVEFYEAMVAVGVKPIIGCETYMAFGSRLERLGQENQQADAGSNNHLILLARNETGYRNLVKLVSAGFLEGFYYKPRIDKELLDRHREGLICLSSCLKGEVSQALASDDYERAKKAALEYKEILGADNFFLEIQDHGIPDQQKIIPMMARLGKETGLQLVATNDSHYLHRDDSFAHEVLLAIGTGKSLDDERRMRFHSDDFFIKGPDEMKEVFSAYPQAIENTLAIADRIDLELEASGHHLPEFPVPEGYDIDSYFVETVQRGLDRRLEQMRPPGAEWRKAHPVEHYQDRIDKEIGIIRNMGFQGYFLIVWDFIRFAKEAKIPVGPGRGSAAGSLVAYALEITNVDPLDFELLFERFLNPERISMPDIDIDFCMNQRGRVIEYVRDKYGAENVAQIITFGTMAARSVVRDVGRVLGVPYAVVDKIAKMIPMGETTLSEARESVPMLSEAIRNDDQIGQLIDIAERLEGLTRHAGMHAAGVVITPKPVTDYVPLYRTNRDEIVTQFDMRVVEKMGLLKMDFLGLRTLTVIDQAIRTVKLQDGIEIDIDAIPLDDPEVYRIFQEGRTKGVFQFESGGMVDLLRRVRPEKFEDLAALNALYRPGALDAGMVDEFVKRKTGKSKARFVVPVMKEILEETYGVIVYQEQVMEIAREVAGFSLGEADLLRKAMGKKKKEIMEEQREKFVAGAKARGYPEEKATEIFNFIEPFARYGFNKSHSVAYALIAYQTAWLKAHHPRHFMAALMSSEMDKTDSVVKFMGEAASLGISVLPPDVNESNEAFTVVGGDVRFGLAAVKGVGLGAVESILQARREQGRFESLLEFCEAVDLRACNKRVVEALIKSGSFDGFGEPRRSLFEKLERVTEQALRSREEKAMGQTSLFGGVPVATPRRSVEDQTPEWPDEEKLQFEKETLGFYITGHPLDKFTAELETFATASTADLHTHLDETVNLGGMVSQLKKTRIKKGRNEGKLMARMVLDDQHGEVDVVVFSELFEKVERWLEDGVAVLITANVKDTGGAPAGRSVALADAEAQARRIEDEYGGHPDVETEEEAGTRVTPELNAIDIVPLVGVRDAKVKSLCVQLDYSTVDEPRVVKLREIFERNRGETPVQVALTELPAELRKSLGNGSDLRLRVNRHFMVQPGPELTAAIEEIEGRVIYTF is encoded by the coding sequence ATGTCGTTCGTACACCTTCACCAGCACACGCAATACTCACTCCTCGATGGAGCCAGCAGGCCGGCTGCTCTCGCCGCGCGTGTGGCCGAGCTGGGAATGCCGGCCTGCGCGATCACCGATCACGGAAACCTCTTCGGCGCGGTCGAGTTTTACGAGGCGATGGTGGCGGTCGGGGTCAAGCCGATCATCGGTTGTGAGACCTACATGGCCTTCGGATCCCGCCTCGAACGGCTCGGCCAGGAGAATCAGCAGGCGGATGCAGGGTCGAACAATCACCTGATTCTCCTTGCCCGAAACGAGACCGGCTACAGAAATCTCGTCAAGCTCGTCAGCGCGGGCTTTCTCGAGGGCTTCTACTACAAGCCGCGCATCGACAAGGAACTGCTCGACCGCCATCGGGAGGGCCTGATCTGTCTCTCCTCATGCCTGAAAGGGGAGGTTTCCCAGGCGCTCGCATCGGACGATTACGAACGGGCGAAGAAGGCGGCTCTCGAGTACAAGGAGATCCTCGGAGCCGACAACTTCTTCCTGGAGATCCAGGATCACGGGATTCCGGACCAGCAGAAGATCATCCCGATGATGGCTCGTCTCGGAAAGGAGACCGGCCTTCAGCTGGTTGCCACGAACGATTCCCACTATCTCCATCGGGATGACTCGTTCGCCCATGAAGTGCTTCTGGCGATCGGAACCGGGAAGTCGCTCGATGACGAACGCCGGATGCGCTTTCATTCCGACGACTTCTTCATCAAGGGTCCGGACGAGATGAAGGAGGTCTTCTCGGCGTATCCGCAGGCGATCGAGAACACCCTGGCGATCGCCGACCGGATCGATCTCGAGCTCGAGGCGAGCGGACACCATCTTCCGGAGTTTCCGGTGCCCGAGGGTTACGACATCGATTCTTACTTCGTCGAGACGGTTCAGCGGGGACTCGATCGCCGATTGGAGCAAATGAGGCCGCCCGGCGCCGAATGGAGAAAGGCACATCCGGTCGAGCACTATCAGGATCGGATCGACAAGGAGATCGGCATCATCCGGAACATGGGGTTCCAGGGCTACTTTCTGATCGTCTGGGATTTCATTCGTTTTGCGAAGGAAGCAAAGATTCCCGTCGGGCCGGGACGCGGCTCCGCGGCAGGATCGCTCGTCGCGTATGCGCTCGAGATCACGAATGTCGATCCGCTCGATTTCGAATTACTGTTCGAGCGCTTTCTGAATCCCGAGCGGATCTCGATGCCCGACATCGACATCGATTTCTGTATGAACCAGCGCGGGCGGGTGATCGAGTACGTGCGCGACAAGTATGGTGCCGAAAACGTAGCGCAGATCATCACCTTCGGAACGATGGCTGCGCGGAGCGTCGTCCGGGACGTCGGGCGCGTGCTCGGAGTGCCCTATGCCGTGGTCGACAAGATCGCGAAGATGATCCCGATGGGGGAGACGACTCTGTCAGAAGCGCGGGAGAGTGTCCCGATGCTCTCGGAGGCGATCCGGAACGATGACCAGATCGGCCAGTTGATCGACATCGCCGAAAGGCTGGAAGGGCTGACCCGCCACGCCGGAATGCATGCAGCGGGAGTCGTGATCACACCGAAGCCGGTGACTGATTACGTTCCACTCTATCGGACGAATCGCGACGAGATCGTCACCCAGTTCGACATGCGCGTCGTCGAAAAGATGGGTCTGCTCAAAATGGACTTCCTCGGTCTGCGGACGCTGACCGTCATCGATCAGGCGATCCGCACCGTCAAACTGCAGGACGGGATCGAGATCGACATCGATGCGATTCCGCTCGACGACCCGGAGGTCTACCGCATTTTCCAGGAAGGCCGCACCAAGGGCGTCTTCCAGTTCGAGTCGGGCGGAATGGTCGATCTTCTGAGGCGAGTGAGACCCGAGAAGTTCGAGGACCTCGCAGCCCTCAACGCTCTTTATCGTCCGGGCGCCCTCGATGCCGGAATGGTCGACGAGTTCGTGAAACGGAAGACGGGTAAATCGAAAGCACGCTTCGTCGTCCCCGTGATGAAGGAGATCCTCGAGGAAACCTACGGCGTGATCGTCTATCAGGAGCAGGTGATGGAGATCGCGCGCGAAGTCGCCGGGTTTTCGCTCGGTGAGGCCGACCTTCTTCGGAAAGCGATGGGGAAGAAGAAGAAGGAGATCATGGAGGAGCAGCGGGAGAAGTTCGTCGCTGGCGCGAAGGCCAGGGGTTATCCCGAAGAGAAAGCGACCGAGATCTTCAACTTCATCGAACCATTCGCGCGCTACGGATTCAACAAATCCCACTCGGTCGCCTATGCGCTGATCGCTTATCAGACGGCATGGTTGAAAGCTCATCATCCACGGCATTTCATGGCGGCTCTGATGTCGAGCGAAATGGACAAGACCGACTCTGTCGTGAAGTTCATGGGGGAGGCGGCATCGCTCGGAATCAGCGTACTCCCGCCGGACGTCAACGAATCCAACGAGGCATTCACCGTCGTCGGCGGCGACGTCCGGTTCGGGCTCGCCGCGGTCAAGGGAGTCGGGCTCGGAGCCGTCGAGTCGATTCTGCAGGCTCGACGCGAACAGGGGAGATTCGAATCCCTTCTCGAATTCTGCGAGGCGGTCGACCTCAGAGCCTGCAACAAGCGCGTCGTCGAGGCATTGATCAAATCGGGGTCGTTCGACGGATTCGGCGAGCCCCGTCGCTCGCTCTTCGAGAAACTGGAGCGTGTGACCGAGCAGGCGCTCCGTTCACGCGAGGAAAAAGCTATGGGACAGACCAGCCTGTTCGGCGGCGTGCCTGTGGCAACTCCGAGACGCTCGGTCGAGGATCAAACCCCGGAGTGGCCCGATGAAGAGAAGCTGCAGTTCGAAAAGGAGACGCTCGGCTTCTACATCACCGGACATCCACTCGACAAATTCACCGCGGAGCTCGAGACGTTCGCGACGGCATCGACTGCCGATCTCCACACGCATCTCGATGAAACAGTCAATCTCGGCGGTATGGTCAGCCAGCTCAAGAAGACGCGAATCAAGAAGGGGAGAAACGAAGGAAAGCTGATGGCGCGCATGGTGCTCGATGATCAGCACGGAGAAGTCGACGTCGTCGTCTTTTCAGAGCTATTCGAGAAGGTCGAGCGATGGCTCGAGGACGGCGTCGCAGTGCTGATCACGGCGAACGTGAAAGACACCGGTGGCGCTCCGGCAGGAAGGAGCGTGGCGCTCGCGGACGCCGAAGCGCAGGCGAGGCGGATCGAGGACGAGTACGGCGGACACCCCGATGTCGAGACCGAAGAGGAAGCCGGTACCCGGGTGACGCCGGAATTGAACGCGATCGACATCGTCCCGCTCGTCGGAGTCAGAGATGCAAAGGTCAAGTCGCTCTGCGTTCAGCTCGATTACTCGACAGTCGACGAACCACGCGTGGTGAAGCTACGGGAGATTTTCGAAAGGAACCGGGGGGAGACGCCCGTACAGGTCGCGCTGACCGAGCTGCCTGCCGAGCTCAGGAAGTCGCTCGGCAATGGTTCCGACCTCAGACTGCGGGTCAACCGTCACTTCATGGTGCAGCCGGGTCCGGAGCTGACCGCCGCGATCGAAGAGATCGAGGGACGGGTGATCTACACCTTTTGA
- a CDS encoding VOC family protein: MAKAIPEGYRALTPYIVVDGANDAIEFYVRNFGGRVSVKLDSGDLVGHAEIIIGDSMLMIADAQPDMGWPAPAAGAALPMSLVLYTEDVDAVFARCIEEGAEEVRPVEDQFYGDRSGTIRDPWGHFWTIATHIEDVSEAEMKERMSRM, from the coding sequence ATGGCGAAGGCGATACCCGAAGGATACCGAGCGCTCACCCCCTACATCGTGGTCGATGGTGCCAACGATGCGATCGAGTTCTACGTCCGCAACTTCGGCGGCAGGGTTTCGGTGAAACTCGACAGCGGTGACCTCGTCGGTCATGCCGAGATCATCATCGGCGACTCGATGCTCATGATCGCCGATGCTCAACCCGACATGGGATGGCCGGCGCCGGCCGCGGGAGCGGCACTTCCGATGTCCCTGGTCCTCTATACGGAAGACGTCGACGCAGTGTTCGCGCGCTGCATCGAGGAGGGAGCCGAAGAAGTCAGACCTGTCGAGGATCAGTTCTACGGCGATCGATCGGGGACCATTCGGGATCCGTGGGGTCACTTCTGGACGATTGCAACCCACATCGAGGATGTCAGCGAAGCTGAGATGAAGGAGCGAATGAGCCGGATGTGA